One window of the Zea mays cultivar B73 chromosome 3, Zm-B73-REFERENCE-NAM-5.0, whole genome shotgun sequence genome contains the following:
- the LOC103651444 gene encoding protein MIZU-KUSSEI 1 has protein sequence MRTIMARSPHESSFSFSRRNFKWPVLVKSSSHGAAAGAEDGSGKGSEADDEDEAAMAFSSSCPSFHSEDFVSPSYKAPPPPKQRSKKCRAAVSRLRTALASAIAGRHRQVGLGARLTGTLYGHRRGHVHLAFQVDPRACPAVLLELAAPTASLVREMASGLVRIALECDRAKGACALSSAAAATNGGGCRKLVEEKVWRAYCNGKGCGYAVRRECGAADWRVLRALEPVSMGAGVIPAACGGGEGDVMYMRARFERVVGSRDSEAFYMMNPDSSAGGNGGPELSIYLLRV, from the coding sequence ATGAGGACCATCATGGCGAGGAGCCCGCACGAGTCCTCCTTCTCCTTCTCCCGGAGGAACTTCAAGTGGCCTGTTCTTGTCAAGAGCAGCAGCCATGGCGCCGCGGCCGGCGCGGAGGACGGCTCCGGCAAGGGCTCGGAGGCCGACGACGAGGACGAGGCGGCCATGGCGTTCTCCTCCAGCTGCCCGTCGTTCCACTCGGAGGACTTCGTATCCCCGTCgtacaaggcgccacctccaccgaAGCAGCGCAGCAAGAAGTGTCGCGCGGCGGTCTCCCGGCTGCGCACGGCGCTTGCCTCGGCCATCGCCGGGCGGCACCGGCAGGTCGGGCTCGGAGCGCGGCTCACGGGCACGCTCTACGGCCACCGCCGCGGCCACGTACACCTCGCGTTCCAGGTGGACCCGCGCGCGTGCCCCGCGGTGCTGCTCGAGCTCGCCGCGCCCACGGCATCGCTGGTGCGCGAGATGGCCTCGGGCCTCGTCCGCATCGCGCTCGAGTGTGACCGCGCCAAGGGCGCCTGCGCCTTGTCGAGCGCCGCGGCCGCAACCAATGGCGGCGGCTGCAGGAAGCTGGTTGAGGAGAAGGTGTGGCGCGCGTACTGCAACGGCAAGGGCTGCGGGTACGCGGTGCGGCGCGAGTGCGGCGCCGCGGACTGGCGCGTGCTGCGCGCGCTGGAGCCCGTGTCTATGGGCGCGGGCGTCATACCGGCGGCGTGCGGCGGTGGCGAGGGGGACGTCATGTACATGCGCGCTCGCTTTGAGCGCGTCGTGGGCTCCCGCGACTCGGAGGCATTCTACATGATGAACCCGGACAGCAGCGCCGGCGGCAATGGCGGCCCGGAGCTTAGCATCTACCTCCTTAGAGTTTGA